A stretch of the Aegilops tauschii subsp. strangulata cultivar AL8/78 chromosome 4, Aet v6.0, whole genome shotgun sequence genome encodes the following:
- the LOC109762433 gene encoding uncharacterized protein, which yields MLVRKFQKFSKKNRFRKSSKSSSKNDEASTRDYKKRTCHKCKKPGHYISECPQWDKEAKKKKKRKEYDSNDNKNKKSSKSSSYKKRSSGKARAFIGKEMDLEEESTPVEVEVESEEESDSGLTSLALASAFVAKSNFNTEDNGHDAMLKQMMMMTLLQPTWHEVLS from the coding sequence ATGCTTGTGAGGAAGTTCCAAAAGTTCTCTAAGAAGAATCGCTTCAGGAAGTCTTCAAAATCCAGCTCCAAGAATGATGAGGCTTCCActcgtgactacaagaagagaacatgccacaaatgcaagaagccaGGCCACTATATATCTGAATGTCCTCAATGGGACAAGGAagcaaagaaaaagaagaagagaaaggaaTATGACTCTAATGATAATAAGAataagaaatcctcaaagtcttcatcttacAAGAAGAGATCATCTGGCAAGGCACGTGcgttcattggcaaggaaatggatttAGAGGAGGAGTCTACTCCTGTGGAGGTAGAGGTGGAATCTGAGGAGGAGTCTGATTCAGGCCTGACAAGCCTGGCTTTGGCTTCGGCATTCGTCGCCAAGTCCaacttcaacactgaagacaatggtcaCGATGCGATGCTGAAGCAAATGATGATGATGACTCTGCTCCAACCTACATGGCACGAGGTGCTAAGTTAA